The window GGTCTTTATTATTTAACAGCAGTTTATAAATAAGCACCCGCTGAGGAGTGAACTTTAGCCCTGCATTTTTAAAAGCTTCTTTTATCCTGTTCATAATTCATATTAAACAATAATCATTCTTATTTGTCAAGCAGCACATGAAGTTTACTATTTTTTTCACGCAGGTTTTAGCAATAGAGCTTTCCTGTCCATAAAGGATTTTGATTGTTCCGAAATAACAAAACCGGCCTCAATCGCAGAGTTAAGAGTGTTTTCAAAATCCTTTTTTGACACGTGATAAACCGGCTCAACAACAAGCATCTTACCCTGTTCATTGAGCAGAGAAAACATTTCTTTAAACAGCGCTTTTTGATCAGGATGCTCATGCAGCATATAAAACGCAATTACTAAATCAGCTTTGGTTTCAATTCCTGTTCTATCGCTCTGGCATTTATGAAGAATTACGCGCTGTTCAAGGGCTGTGCCTTTGATTTTATTCTCAACTTTTTTCAGCATGCCGTCCTGCAGGTCTACTGCTATAACCTTGCCTTTTTCTCCGGCATACTTCGCTAGAGGAATAGTCAAAAACCCAGGGCCGCAGCCTAAATCAATAACAGTCATTCCTTCTTTAATATAGCTTTGTAGCAGCTTTGCGGGGTTTTGCAGAACCTTCCTGAACCAGTTGTCTAAAAACCCGCTGTTTTCAACAGGGCACACCCTTTTGTTATCTTCCATCATTTTAAAATCTCCTGTTTAATGGCAGCCGTGCTGGCTGCAGGCATTTTGTGCGGTAATCTCTTCAAGCCCGCCTTTTACAAACTCAGCGGCAATTTCTTTAACTGTTCCGGCTATTGCCTTATACGCCTTAATCCCGCCTTCATTTAGTTTTTGTATTGCCCTGCCGCCCATGCCTCCGCAAACTACGGCATTAATATTTTTTCCAGTTAGAGAGCCCATCGGATGGCACATACCATGCGAATGATGCTGGTTTGTGTTGTCAATCACCTCAACTGTGTCTTTTTCCGTATCATACACTGTAAAAAACGGCGCGCTTCCGAAATGGCCGTATACTTTTGCTTCTTTTCCTTCATTTGTTTCTGTAGGAATACAAAGTTTCATTTTATTCTCCCTGCCTGGTTAGGCATACTTCTTGCTTTTTATTTAACAACATTTTTGTAAGCCCGATAATTATAAGCATACATAAAAACACTGCAACAATACTTGGGCTTGCAGACCAATCTAGCCTTAAAGACAACTCCAAGCCTCCTACACATCCGGTTATGCCAAAAAACCAGCCGAAAATTAGCCTTTTAAAAGTTCCATCAACAGCTGCCGTGGCTGAAACCGCAGGAATTATAAGAAGTGCAAACACAAGCAAAACTCCGGCAACTTTAACTGATGATGTAACTACAAAACCAAATGTTGAATAAAATACAAAATCCCACCACCAGAGCCTCATACCGTTGCAGCAGGCTATTTCAGGATTATCAGTTACCAGGAATAATTTATTTTTTGCCAGCCAGTGAAAAAAACCTACCACCAGACATAAGACAGCGATAAACAAGAGTTCTTTTGGCGCTACTGTAAGCAATGCTCCCGCAAGCATTTCCTTTATTTCTTCAGTTCCTGTAGCAGAATGTTCAAGAACGAGCAAGGTTAAGGCTATTGCCCCTGCATAGGTTATACCTATTAATGCTTCTATGGGAACCCTTTCTTTTTTACTGCGGAACAAAACAAATAAAACAGCGCCCAGAAGCGTAAAAATAAGCGAGACTATATAATTCTGCACGGGATACTCATGCCCCCAGCCAAGCAGAACACCCACGCTTGAGCCAAGCGCGGCTACCTGTGCAAGCGATAAATCAACAAAGATTACGCCGCGCCTTACAACATGGTAGCCAAAATACACGTAAATACCCGTAAGCATAAGGCATAAAATTAATGCGTTAATTGCAAAAGGATAATGAAATAGCATCATATTAATTACCTCCCAGCCGGTCTATCATTTCGTCAAAGTGCTTAAAGTATGAGTCCCTGGAAGCGTCAGCACAGGAAGGGGTAAACTTAAAGACTTTTATTCCTGTCTGCCTGGACAAAAACTTTGGGGCTTCATCAGGGAAGTACGGTTCTTGCAACAACACAGTTATCTTATTGCTCTTAATAACATTTATCAGTTCCGCAAGATGCTTGCCTGTCGGCGGAATACCGGGCAAGGGCTCAACATTATCCGTAATTATAAGGTTAAAAGCCGAGGCAAAGTAAACCCATGAGGAATGATAACTAATTATCTGGCTTCCGGATACCTTCTGCATCTTTGCTTTCCAATCTGTTATTTTTTCTTGAGCTTCTTCTTTAAAACTCCTATAATTATTTTCATACTGCCGGCTATTTGCCGGATCTGCGGCTTTCAAAACTGAAAGGACGTTTTCTGCTATCACAATCCCGTTCGCAGGGTCAAGCCAGTAATGCGGATTGCCTTCTGGATGGACATCCCCCATAGATGCATCAACTTTGCCTTGAGGTTTCTGCAAAACAGCAATTCCCTTTGAACAATCAGCAACTAAAATCCTGCTGTTACGCGAACCGTCAAGTATTTCATCAGCCCATTGGTCTAAAGAAAGCCCTGATTTCAAGTATATATCCGCCTTACTGACTTTAATCATATAAGACGGCAGTACTTCCACTACATGCGGGTTTGCATTATTCTTTGCTATAGAAAACACCTCAACTTTGTCTCCGCCGATATACGCTGCTATTGATGCCATGTCAGGCAGTGATGCAGCAATTTTAACCATTGCTTCTGCCGGACTAAGCCCTATTATCAGAATACAGAACATGTTTAATATTTTTCTCATATTTTATCCTTTTTGGTTTTGATTTTCTTATAACTTACGACTTACCGCTTACTGCTGCCGTTTTAGAATTGGTGCGGTTTATGCGGCCCCAGGGAAAACAAAACCTGAAACATATAAGTATCAACAGCATCCAGCCCGCCGGCCGCAGGCCCATCCGGATAAAACCTTTCAAAACTTAAGCGGAATATTGTGGTTTCTTCCATAAGCGAATACCCTATAAAACCCTTGACCGCTTTGTCTGTAAGCTCCTTATTGTCAGGGTTCTGGTATTGGTCATATATAAACCCTGCATTATATCTCTGAGCGAACTTATAATCTGTAAACAGGTAAAAGCCGTTTCTTTTCAGGTTACTGGTTGTTCCGGTTGTTGTGTCAATTACGATATCAGCATTATTTAGAATATATTCCCCCTGGAAGACCAGGCTGTTCTGGTTTTCAAAGTTAATTTTTGCTTTAAAATCAATTCCCGAAATATCGGTTTTTGACTTCCACTGGACATTGTTTGTTCCTTGTGTGAAAGATGCACCTATTTCAAAGGGATGCCTTTCATTAATCATAAAAGAATTGCTCCATCTGCATAGGTACGCGGAAGCTGATTTTGTTTCATCAGGGTGAAAAGATGCACCGTTTAGCACATCCACACTGAGCGTTGATGCAAATTTATCAGAAAACGGCAGCAGATACGATGTCTGAACACCCGTATCATTGAAACCTTCTTTGCCCGGAAGCATATTTGAAATTACCCTCGCTGTTTCAATAAAGGGATATGCATGGGGATGAACAGTATTAAGCTTGCCAAAACCCACACGGTATTTTCCGCCTTTGAGTGCCAGCCCTGAAGGCAACCCCTTGAATATACTTATAAATGCTTCTTCTGTGCCAAAGCCTTCATTTCCTACCGAAAACACAAAATAACCTTTTGCATAAGGATTGAGGTTTGCATCAAAAACCAGCTCGGTTTCACCAAGATTCAATGTTGGCATATTCTGGTTTTCAGATGTTTGGTCATTCGTATATTTTGAGTTAAACTGTCCTACAACAGAAATATTTGGATTACTGACGCCTGCTAACAACACCTGTGGAAATATTAAAAAAGCAAAAAACAAAATTATTTTTAACATAGAAGCCTCCAAAAAAATATGGGTAATGAAAAGCTTTTTGGATATTTACTATAGGGAAGGCGGACTGCGGGAAGATATATTTACAATCTGCGATAACAGTAAAAATGAGTTTGCCTTGCTAATTAGATAGACACTTGGGATTTCAGGACGCAATTCAGCGGGACTTTGTAATAGGGTAGAGCTTAGTGAATACAACGCAACACATACAAAACAATCTTTATGTTCACTTGTATCATTATGAATATGTGAAGATAAAAACAAAGGCAGACTAAGTGTGCTTAAAACAATAAATACCGCAAACAACTTTTTCATTGCATTACCACTTTATAAAATAATAAATGTAAAGTCAACAAAAACGTTCCCCCGTCAAGTTACGTGATGCCATGCCCCGGGATATTCAACCCGCCTTGCCATGTCCAAATATTACTTCTTTTCCTGCGCAGGGTCACGGGGTGTCAAGGACTGACCCCATTTCCGAATTACTGCTTTAGTTGCTTCCAAGGCAATAAATACAACAACTCCAAAACCTGCAATCATTGCCATATCAGACACTACAGGCTTGTTTATTCCAAAAGAACTGCATACTGCAGGTATCTGAATAAGCATAACAAGGAGTACGATCTCCCACGCAATAGACAAAACAAGCCATTTATGCGGAGGTGCTTTAAAAATACTGTACTTCATAGACCTGAAATTCAAGGCAATTACCAGTTCTATAAAAATAAACAGGAAAAACATCTCAGTTCTTGCATGCGTAATATTGCTTATATCCTTAAAGAAAATATAATAGAAAAACGGTATCTCTATTAAAAGCGCCAGTAATATAAAAAGCATAACATCTTTTGAAAATACGCTTTCTTTAGGATCCCGCGGCGGCCTCTGCATGATGTCAGGGTCTGCAGGAGCAACACCTAACGCCAGCGCAGGCAAGCCGTCAGTGCCAAGATTTATATAAAGTATCGCCGCAGGCAATAGCGGTAAATATTCAGGCCCTAAAATTAAAACTATGCCGCCTATTACAACAACTTCAACGATATTACACCTTAACAGATATGTCAGATACTTTTTAATATTATCATATATCCACCTTCCCAGTTCAATTGCTTTTACAATAGTGGCAAAATTATCATCAGTTAAAACCATATCTGCTGCTTCTTTTGTTACCTCTGTGCCTGTTATACCCATTGCAATACCAATATCAGCGTGCTTAAGTGCAGGCGCATCATTAACACCATCACCTGTCATTGCAACAACCTCGCCTCTTTTTTTCCAGGCATTTACTATTTTTAGCTTATTGATTGGAGATACTCTCGCATAAACAGATACTTTATTAACAATTTTTTCAAACTCCTCATCTGAATATTTGTCCAACTCCTCGCCTGTCAACACCATGTCTCCTTCATTATAGAATCCTATCTCTTTTGCTACTGCAACAGCTGTAAGTTTATGATCACCTGTTATCATCACAGGCTTGATATGAACCTGTTTACATATTCTGGTAGCTTCTATAACCTCTTCCCTTGGCGGATCCATCATGCCAACCAATCCTATAAACACCATATCATTTTCAATTTTACTTTCCTCGTATACATCACCTGAGGGGGCATCCTTGTAACTTAAGGCTAGTACCCTTAAGGCATTTTTTGCCATTTCATCGTTTACTAAAGAAACAGCGTTAAAATCAGTTTTTGTTAAATCCCTGACTTTGCTGTTATCTAATAGTTTTGAACACTTTTTTAAAACAACATCAGGAGCACCTTTTATAAAAGCAAGTTTTTTGCCTTCTTTCATATTGTGTATTGTGCTCATCATCTTTCTTTCTGAGCTGAAAGGAAGCTCAGCAATCCTTTCGTTGTTTTTTTTCACCTCATGAGCTTTCATTCCATATTTTGCCGCGGCAACTAAAATCGCTGCTTCCGTGGAGTCTCCTTTGATCTGCCATTTACCTTCTTTTTCATAAAGCTCAGAATCATTGCATAATATACCGGCTTTAAGCAGTAATTCGACATCTGTACTGTCTTTTGCAACACCTTTTAGCTCGCCGATTGGCTCATACCCTGTGCCGCTAACTTCTATCATGTTATTTAAAACAAATATTTTTCGGATAGTCATTTCACCCTTTGTCAGGGTCCCTGTTTTATCAGAACAAATAACTGTTGTACAGCCAAGCGTTTCAACAGCAGGCATTTTTCTTATCAAAGCATTCCTCTTTGCCATTTGATGCATGCCTATAGCAAGAGCTCCTGTAACAATAGCTGCCAAAGCTTCGGGGACAGCAGCTACGGCAAGAGCTACACCAAACATTGTTATTTTTACAGCAAACGCCATGTCAACAGTTCCGCCTGAATATTCTCTGATAAGGCTTACAACTATAACAAGGCCGCATATAGATATTGAAAATATACTCAACCACTTACCTATTTCATCAGTCCTTTTTTCAAGAGGAGTTTTTTCAGTCTTAATTGAGGTTACTTCTTTGGCAATCTTTCCAAACTCAGTATTCATCCCGGTTGCTGTAACAACAGCCAAACCTCTGCCGTAAGTAATAGCTGTTCCGGTAAAGAGCATATTTTTTCTGTCATTTAGCTGAGTTGACTCTGATAATTCATTTATATCTTTTGAAACAGGAAATGACTCCCCTGTTAAAGAAGCTTCATCGCATTTTAAGGAATGGTTTTCAAACAATCTCGCATCAGCAGGTATTTTGTCGCCTGCTTCAAGAACCAAAATATCGCCAGGGACAAGTTCTTTGGACAGAACCTCTATTTCCTTACCGTTTCTTTTTACTGTGATTGACGGTGAAAGCATCTTTTTTAACGCGTCAAGCGCCCGTTCTGCTTTATATTCCTGAACAAACCCCAATATTGCAACAAAAACAACGATAAGCGCAATAATTCCAGCATCAATATATTCTCCTACAAGCACTGAAAGAATAATCGCGATAATCAATATCAGGATAAGAATGTTTTTAAACTGATTTATAAAAATACTGAAAGGTGAAACCTTTTCCTCTTTTGTCAGTTCATTTAAACCGTGTTTTGCCAGCCTTTCCCTGACTTCTGCATCAGCTAAACCGTTTTGAGAACTTGTTTCAAGTATTTTTATTGCTTCATCAACTTTAACAGAATGCCATAATGTTTCTTTCATACAATCCTCTCGATTTAATTGAAAAATTCTTTAACCAACGGAAGCACAACTTCTAAAATTGTTTCAATCATGTTTTTCCTCACAGTTAGTTATAAACGATTTATAAATTATTTCCAGCATTTCTTTTTCTTGCTGTGATATTTTTCCTAAGCCTAGAATTCCGCCGCTTACTTCTGAAATAGCCTTGGCATGCGACATTATTTCAGTTCTAAACCTTACTACTTCATCAGAATTCATCTGTTCACAAACATACTTTGTATACTCTCCCCATGCCTGAAGCAAAGCAGGATCAGGTTTATGCTCAAGCCAGCGTTCCAAAAGCATGTAATCAATGTTTTTATTTGTCCAGCCGAACTTGCTGACAGCTGTAAGCACAGCTTCTTTTTCTTTTAGGCCTATTGTGCCATTTGCCCAGGCAACTTCAACTAACGGAACTACTGCCAACGAAGCTACTGTATCAGGTTTTATGTTCAAATCAACTAATTTCTGTAAAACTGCTTCATCTTGTATCCCGGAAGCTTCTCTTAAAGCATCCTTTGTTTCTTTCATCTGTTGCAAAGCTCTTTGTTTTTCCTTCAACTCAAGGTCTTTCTGAAAGAAAAACTGATCTTCCAAACTTCTTGATGTTCTGCCCATAACATGACCCTCCCTTTGGTTTATCAGCCCTTTAGCGGGTTTCAAGTTTAATGCATTAAAACAAATGCGCCCCGACAATAAACACCGCAATTAACAAAATTCCGCTACCATTAAAAATAAACAACCTGCAAAGACAACGAAAAGTAATAAAAGAAGAATTCGAGACATTAATATTTTATGTTTCATATTTGGATATTCCTACAAGTTTTAATTGTTTTATTTTGATTTCTTTGCACCAGGTAAACGATGTACATGGTGATTACTATTAAAAGCACTATTATAAAAGTATTTGTTTGAAAATCAAACCATGCTGTTGTTGATTTATATACTCCAGCAAAACCAAACATTATAAATATAACTGCAGAAATCCATTTAATCACCCTTTCCGGAATTCTTTTACTCATCACAACACCCGTTATAACACCTATGGCATCAGCTATCACCATTCCCGCCGTTGTTCCGAAAAGAACAGGAATAACATCGCCGTATTTAACTGCAAGGCTTATTGTGGTAAGCTGCGTTTTATCTCCCATTTCTGCTATAAAAAAAGCTATTGCTACTGTCATTATAGGCCCGTATTTTGACTGCTTTTTGTCTTCGCCATCAAGGATATCACCGCGAATAGTCCAAATACCAAACAGGATGAATGATAAGGCAGCCAATAGTGAAATAATATCAAAAGGAACTATCGTTGCTAAGAACCTTCCTGCAAGGACTGCAAGTAAATGATTGAGTAATGTTGCTATAAAAACCGCTGTTAGCACCTGGTATGCTTTATATCTGCTGGCAAAGGCCATTGCAAGCAGCTGGGTTTTGTCTCCCATTTCTGCGAGTGTTATAAATGATAAGGATGCAAGAAATGCTGTCATGGTACCTATGTCCTATTGGATTTCACGGAGTTAAAATAACGCCTTAACAAGATTATTACCTGCAATTATTTCTCCAATGCGAATTAACCTGTCAATTAAAGCCTTATCTCACCTACCTCCCTCATTCCAGAAGCAATTTCTTCTTCAAACTTTTTAACAAGAAAAATGGTGTCAGGCTTGCATAACGAGGCTGTTGCCGAACTCTATTTTCTATCATCTTCGGGCTTGACCCGGAGATCTACAAATTCTTTATCGTCGAAACTGGATTCTCCTGTCAAGCAGGAGAATGACAAAAAGAGGCAAAAGCCTAGTTCGGCACAAAATTTCTTAAACAAATTCGGTGTTCCAACTATTTGCGACTGATATTTTAAAAGAAGACCGGGATTGCTGGTAGCTAATATTTCGGACAGATTGGAATAATATAACACATGATTCGTATCACTTTCGAGAGTATCTTTACATAACTCACTTAATATCCATTCAATAGAACTGGAAGTTTGTTCCAGTCCAACAGCTCTGGATAATAATTTATAAGCTTTTTTCCTGCCATCTTTTTCTATGCCCCTAATTACAAGAGGCATCAATGTTTCATCAGGGCTGAAGGATTTCGAAAAATATTCCACAGCCATCAAACGTATTTCTTCTTCAGGATGATTAATAGCTTCCTTAATTTTATCTACTGAAAGACGCATACATTTCTCCTGCCAAATATATTTTCTTCATTTTAAATATCACTTTGTTCCATCATTGTGCAGGTTATAATAAGTGATACTATTAATCCCTTAGATAGAGTATTTGTTTGGCTTTTTGAGTGATTATGTTCGTGTGTGCTCATAGTGCCTCTTTGGCTTTCTTCCCGTACCAACATTCTACTTCTATACTTTAACCCATGTCAAGTTAGTATAGTTAGTAGTTAGAGAAGCCTAATGCCGTTTTGGCACCGTTTTTCCTTGTTATTAGGCCGTATTTAACTGCGTAACCGCCAGTCGAATGGATATAAGTCAGTTGTTTTTGGAAAAAGACGATTGATGAAAATGTGGAATTTAGATATTATTAAGTCTGTTAAATTTACTAAAAGGAGAAATAAATGAAACGTTTTCTGGCGGTTAGTTTGATCATTAGCATTGTTGTTTTTCCTCTGAGCGCTGAAAGTTCCGTCTACGAGCAGGTACAGAATAGGAACACCAAGTTCCTTGATGAAATAGTAGTAACCGGCGCCCGCGAGGAAGAACCCTTAAAGGAAAGGCCTCAAAATATAGGGGTCATAAGCAAAAAGGACTTAGAAGAGACCAAAGCAGCGCACCCGTCAGAGATAATGAGGAAAGTATCGGGCGTATGGGTCGACACGACAGCAGGCGAGGGGCACAAGACGGCTATCCGCCATCCATTGACCACAAATCCGGTGTACCTATATCTTGAAGACGGCATACCGGTCAGGTCTACGGGGTTCTTTAACCATAACGCTCTGTACGAAGTAAACATCCCCGGCGCCAGCAGGATTGAAATAATCAAGGGCCCCGGTACCGTACTCTACGGCAGCGACGCTATCGGCGGGACTATAAATGTTATCACAAAACCTTCCCCTGCTTCACCGGAAGTTGAATTGAACGCCGAGTCCGGCTCGTTCGGCTGGTACAGGCTACTCGCTACAGGCGGAAACACCTGGGGTAACAGCGGGTTAAGGCTGGGCTTAAATAATACTCACACGGACGGCTGGCGCGACCGCACCGGCTATGACCGGCAGACTATGACCCTTCGCTCCGATCAGGCACTAAGCGATACAGCGCTGCTTAAAACTATGGCCTCTTACTCAACCATAGACCAGAAAACAAGCGGCTCTAACGGCCTGGCTCTGGCTGATTTTAAGTCAAGGCCGGCTTATAACTACCAGACGTTCGATTTCAGAAAAGTCAGCGCACTGCGCGTTTCAAGTGAACTTGAAAAAGAAACAGGAAGAAAAGGCCTTATCAGCCTGATAGCATTTGTCAGACAGAACCAGATGGACCTCTTGCCCGGATTCGGCATATTCAGGTCCGGGAACAATTACTTCGGTTATAATTCCGTTACGAAGTTCTCCTCTTTTGGCCTGTTGGCGAAATACAGGCATGACTTTGACCCTATGAACAGCAGGCTGATAGTAGGAGCGGATATCGACCGTTCGCCCGGGGCCTATTATGAAAAAAGGATCAATGTCACCAGAACCGGGGATAAGTACACCTCCTATACCTTTGCCCCTAATACTAACAATGATTATGACTTCGAGGCGGAGTTCACCGGCATATCTCCCTACCTGCAGTGTGAAGCTACGCCGGTCAAAAAACTCCGCGTGACAGCCGGGGTACGTTACGATGACATATCGTATGATTATGAAACAAAACTCGCGCCGAACGCAAACAGGCCTGCGAACACGAAACCCGCTTTTTCGCATTTGAGCCCGAAAGCGGGCGCCACCTATGAACACTCGGGCAACCTGTCGCTGTTCGCCTCCTATGCTAACGGCTTCAGGGCGCCTTCCTCCGGAGACCTCTTCCGCGGTAATTCCGGCACAGCCGCGACAGCTATAAACCTCAAACCCATAAAAGTAGATAATTACGAAATAGGCTTTCGCGGTTCAGCAGGAAAAGCTGTTACCCTGGATAGCTCGGCCTACTATATGACAAAGGCCGATGATATAGTCAATTTCTCTGTCACCCAGAACCAGACCCAGCGGCTTAACGCCGGTAAAACAGAGCACAAAGGCATAGAAACAAGCTTAGGATTTAAGGCGGCGCGAGACATAGATCTGAACGTCTCATATTCTTACGCTATTCACACCTATAAGGAGTACAGGGTATCTTCCGCGATAGATTACAGCGGAAAAGAGATAGCCATAGCCCCGCGCCAGATAGCTGACTCAAGGATAAAGTACAGCCCTTCATTTTTAAACGGCGGCACAGCCGAGCTTGAATGGGTAAAGATTGGCGAGTACTGGGCGGATGACGCGAACACGGAAAAATATGAGGGTTACGACCTCTTTAATTTCAGGGTCTCCTGCAACATTTCCGATAACTGGGCGATTTCCCTGAGGGCTATTAATCTGGCCGATACGCTTTACGCCGAGGAAGTTTCTAAAAGCGCGACAGGCGCCGCGCAGTACTCTCCCGGCCAGCCAAGGACGGTTTTCGCTAACATAAACTACAAGTGGGGAGCGGCCAGTGCAAAAAAAAGTTAAGCTAGCGACCTGTATACTTGCAGGGCTGGCGGCAGGAATTTCTGCCGCAAACCTCAGCCTGCCCGGCTATAAACATGCCTCGCTTATTCTTTCGGAAAACTCTAAATCCGCAGTAAAACCGCTCTACTATAAAGGCAGCGGCGGCAGGCAAGTGCTGGCTGTTTCAGTTAAGAACCGCCTGGAACTGAAAGAGATAGGATTTCGGATGCAGGGCGCCCTCATGCAAAGCTGGCTGCCTCCTGTAGTAACGATGCCGTTTTTTAAAGGAGCGTCTTTTGACCGCGAGAATTACAGCGGTATAAAACGGGGCCAAAACCTGCCCCTGTACATTGTTTTTAACGATTCTCCCGAAAAGCATACACTTGAGGTCATTGACCCAAAGGACAACTCCGTTATCACTAGCGTAAATATAGTAAAACAAACACGCGATGAAAAACACAGCCACTAAAAATTATTTTAGATACCTGACGATCCTTACAGGCATGTTCCTGTTCCTGTCCCCTTTTGCGGTTATACCCCAACTGGCAGGCGAAGTAAACCTCTGCGGCGCGGTTTGCCCGCGAATGTTCTTTATCCTGTCGCCGTCAGGAATAACAAAAGGGTTGCTGAACGGTATTTCAGCGGATTGGTTCGGCGCCGGGCTTGTCGGATTAATACTTACCGTCACATTTTTTTTCGGCAGGCTGTGGTGCGGCCGTTTCTGCCCTATCGGCGGCACCAGCGAGCTGGCCAGCAGGCTCATCCCCAAGAAACTGCATATCAACTACTCATTTCTAAACGCTCCGTCATTCAGATATGCGTATCTCTTCATTTTTATAGCCGGAGCGCTTATAGGAATAGGCGGTATCTCCTGCAAGCTGTGCAATTTCAGGGTCATACCGTTTTTGGCAGGCTCCCCTTTTGTTCCAGGTTACAGGACGTATCTCATGTCTTCGATAGGCCTTGCTGGGATCTTTACCGTATCTGCCGCCGGGTTTTTTGCCGACAGGGGCAGGGCTTACTGCAACCTCCTGTG of the Candidatus Liberimonas magnetica genome contains:
- a CDS encoding class I SAM-dependent methyltransferase, giving the protein MMEDNKRVCPVENSGFLDNWFRKVLQNPAKLLQSYIKEGMTVIDLGCGPGFLTIPLAKYAGEKGKVIAVDLQDGMLKKVENKIKGTALEQRVILHKCQSDRTGIETKADLVIAFYMLHEHPDQKALFKEMFSLLNEQGKMLVVEPVYHVSKKDFENTLNSAIEAGFVISEQSKSFMDRKALLLKPA
- a CDS encoding NifB/NifX family molybdenum-iron cluster-binding protein, whose amino-acid sequence is MKLCIPTETNEGKEAKVYGHFGSAPFFTVYDTEKDTVEVIDNTNQHHSHGMCHPMGSLTGKNINAVVCGGMGGRAIQKLNEGGIKAYKAIAGTVKEIAAEFVKGGLEEITAQNACSQHGCH
- a CDS encoding metal ABC transporter permease: MMLFHYPFAINALILCLMLTGIYVYFGYHVVRRGVIFVDLSLAQVAALGSSVGVLLGWGHEYPVQNYIVSLIFTLLGAVLFVLFRSKKERVPIEALIGITYAGAIALTLLVLEHSATGTEEIKEMLAGALLTVAPKELLFIAVLCLVVGFFHWLAKNKLFLVTDNPEIACCNGMRLWWWDFVFYSTFGFVVTSSVKVAGVLLVFALLIIPAVSATAAVDGTFKRLIFGWFFGITGCVGGLELSLRLDWSASPSIVAVFLCMLIIIGLTKMLLNKKQEVCLTRQGE
- a CDS encoding metal ABC transporter substrate-binding protein, giving the protein MRKILNMFCILIIGLSPAEAMVKIAASLPDMASIAAYIGGDKVEVFSIAKNNANPHVVEVLPSYMIKVSKADIYLKSGLSLDQWADEILDGSRNSRILVADCSKGIAVLQKPQGKVDASMGDVHPEGNPHYWLDPANGIVIAENVLSVLKAADPANSRQYENNYRSFKEEAQEKITDWKAKMQKVSGSQIISYHSSWVYFASAFNLIITDNVEPLPGIPPTGKHLAELINVIKSNKITVLLQEPYFPDEAPKFLSRQTGIKVFKFTPSCADASRDSYFKHFDEMIDRLGGN
- a CDS encoding cation-translocating P-type ATPase — encoded protein: MKETLWHSVKVDEAIKILETSSQNGLADAEVRERLAKHGLNELTKEEKVSPFSIFINQFKNILILILIIAIILSVLVGEYIDAGIIALIVVFVAILGFVQEYKAERALDALKKMLSPSITVKRNGKEIEVLSKELVPGDILVLEAGDKIPADARLFENHSLKCDEASLTGESFPVSKDINELSESTQLNDRKNMLFTGTAITYGRGLAVVTATGMNTEFGKIAKEVTSIKTEKTPLEKRTDEIGKWLSIFSISICGLVIVVSLIREYSGGTVDMAFAVKITMFGVALAVAAVPEALAAIVTGALAIGMHQMAKRNALIRKMPAVETLGCTTVICSDKTGTLTKGEMTIRKIFVLNNMIEVSGTGYEPIGELKGVAKDSTDVELLLKAGILCNDSELYEKEGKWQIKGDSTEAAILVAAAKYGMKAHEVKKNNERIAELPFSSERKMMSTIHNMKEGKKLAFIKGAPDVVLKKCSKLLDNSKVRDLTKTDFNAVSLVNDEMAKNALRVLALSYKDAPSGDVYEESKIENDMVFIGLVGMMDPPREEVIEATRICKQVHIKPVMITGDHKLTAVAVAKEIGFYNEGDMVLTGEELDKYSDEEFEKIVNKVSVYARVSPINKLKIVNAWKKRGEVVAMTGDGVNDAPALKHADIGIAMGITGTEVTKEAADMVLTDDNFATIVKAIELGRWIYDNIKKYLTYLLRCNIVEVVVIGGIVLILGPEYLPLLPAAILYINLGTDGLPALALGVAPADPDIMQRPPRDPKESVFSKDVMLFILLALLIEIPFFYYIFFKDISNITHARTEMFFLFIFIELVIALNFRSMKYSIFKAPPHKWLVLSIAWEIVLLVMLIQIPAVCSSFGINKPVVSDMAMIAGFGVVVFIALEATKAVIRKWGQSLTPRDPAQEKK
- a CDS encoding TMEM165/GDT1 family protein, whose translation is MTAFLASLSFITLAEMGDKTQLLAMAFASRYKAYQVLTAVFIATLLNHLLAVLAGRFLATIVPFDIISLLAALSFILFGIWTIRGDILDGEDKKQSKYGPIMTVAIAFFIAEMGDKTQLTTISLAVKYGDVIPVLFGTTAGMVIADAIGVITGVVMSKRIPERVIKWISAVIFIMFGFAGVYKSTTAWFDFQTNTFIIVLLIVITMYIVYLVQRNQNKTIKTCRNIQI
- a CDS encoding TonB-dependent receptor, whose product is MKRFLAVSLIISIVVFPLSAESSVYEQVQNRNTKFLDEIVVTGAREEEPLKERPQNIGVISKKDLEETKAAHPSEIMRKVSGVWVDTTAGEGHKTAIRHPLTTNPVYLYLEDGIPVRSTGFFNHNALYEVNIPGASRIEIIKGPGTVLYGSDAIGGTINVITKPSPASPEVELNAESGSFGWYRLLATGGNTWGNSGLRLGLNNTHTDGWRDRTGYDRQTMTLRSDQALSDTALLKTMASYSTIDQKTSGSNGLALADFKSRPAYNYQTFDFRKVSALRVSSELEKETGRKGLISLIAFVRQNQMDLLPGFGIFRSGNNYFGYNSVTKFSSFGLLAKYRHDFDPMNSRLIVGADIDRSPGAYYEKRINVTRTGDKYTSYTFAPNTNNDYDFEAEFTGISPYLQCEATPVKKLRVTAGVRYDDISYDYETKLAPNANRPANTKPAFSHLSPKAGATYEHSGNLSLFASYANGFRAPSSGDLFRGNSGTAATAINLKPIKVDNYEIGFRGSAGKAVTLDSSAYYMTKADDIVNFSVTQNQTQRLNAGKTEHKGIETSLGFKAARDIDLNVSYSYAIHTYKEYRVSSAIDYSGKEIAIAPRQIADSRIKYSPSFLNGGTAELEWVKIGEYWADDANTEKYEGYDLFNFRVSCNISDNWAISLRAINLADTLYAEEVSKSATGAAQYSPGQPRTVFANINYKWGAASAKKS